The sequence aatgatatagttgtccgatcaggCTGGGTTCAACTTATATAATACatgcaaaagaaagaaaacttttgggaaagtttcagcccgatagctttaaaacttcgagactagtttgcgtagaaacggacgcacagacggacatggctagatcgactcgtctagtgatgctgatctagaatatatatactttatggggttggtAACGTcacttcactgcgttgcaaacttctgactgaaatcataataccctctgcaagggtataaaaagaggAGTCTGTTGGTccacaaaaaaacaaaaataaaaataaatggaatgttcaacgaatgttattatttatgtaaataagtagtttaaagcttccttctcgtcccacggttCCTTCGCCATCTTTTCCGCGCCATCTGCATTCCAGCTCCGAATTCCAATAAGCAAATTTGACCTTGAGGAAGAGCGAGCCGGATTGGTCGTCCAGCATCCTGGCAATTGCTCCTCCAACTTTCACTTAGCGGGCGCCCttttttcctcctccctatagagCCCAGCGCGTCCTCCAGCTTCGCTTAAGCTGCCAATTAGCTGGTGGTGGTTGTGTCCGgagtcctaatggagaggtcgtcggagatcgtattACTGATGGTTCTGCTAAAAATATTCTTAATTAAGACAACGTTCCCAAATTATTTTGACCAGAACTTACCATCTATGCGAGGACACGACCAAGCAAGATGTCGGTGAAGGGAACGAGTCCCACTCGACATGTTCCTTCCCATTCTGGGTGAACTTCCGTTTCGCTCCAACGCCCGACTTCGTCCAAACTTTCAATATCCACCTTATTTGGTGTCCTGATTACGGGAAAAATAGTCAAAGTTGGCGCAAATAACGGAACCATGGAAAATAACGGTAAATACTGTTTTTTCGTAGATATCTTCGGATATATTAACTTAATCAAAGATTGCCAGGGAAAAATAAAAGCTATTAAAGAAATGagtaatttaagttttcaCATTTTTTCTGTAAATTTAATAGTTTTCGTTAAAAACGCTAAATAAGATTACATTTTTACGagttttgaaaataataaaccGTTGGAGCACACTTGCGCCATTTGGCCAGATATATCGCACGAAAGCTTGTTGTTATATCGGTGTGTCGATATTGATATCGATGTCACTCGATGTTTTAGTGATGGTACGACCAAAACACGagaacggcatttaaatttttaagaacacgaaattaaaataataatgtctaaattaaaagtataagaaaaaatataaatgttgtATAGAGCATTTCAGTTGACGTAGTTAAAAATTAAGgtaagaaaacaaaaatgatatAAAAAGCACTTCTAATGCcgccgaaaaaaaaaaatttttaacaaaaatcgTCCCGAAAATTTTTGTTTGCGGCGCTTGACTTCCTCGGGTCTTAGTACTATCTTCAGTATGTATGTGTCTACAAGATATATCGTGAAAAAAGTCTGTTGATTAATCGAAACTACCTGACGCCATTTTTTAAGGGGGGATATTGCAATGTTCTTAAAAGTTCACCtcctattaaaaatattttttttggttttattcAAAAGCCATGATGATTTCGGAAAAagtgattataataaaaaagatCCGTTTTGTAAGTATCTTCTGTTTTTGTATGAAACATTCTTTGATTTCCTTATATTTTTGGACAAAacattaaaaattcaaaaaaatgtaAGGTTTTTATTTTCCAAGATCCCGTTATTTGCGCCAATTTTGACTATTTTTCCCGTAATCAAGACCCAAAAACACGTCGATATGGAAAGTTTGAACAAAATCGGGCGTTGGAGCTAAACAGAAGTTTATCCCCAATTTCTACTGGATCTCCTtcagcacttcaactattcaGCGGATTTGCCCAtttgtggtattgcttcctgtcggtggagtcccacaataatgggcaacagcttggataaggcgtcctttttcatctgcactgaccgcCTGCATGCGTTTTTGGggtttccttccatttttaatttttagtttctgCACTGCTTTTGCACGAACACCTCCAAAggttaaatttcttattctttgggccgcgacTAACGGCGTTTTTCGAAATTCACTCGCCAATTccggtattttttctggtatttccttagctcatctgagtaccacGCTGAAAAACACACCCGATGAAAAGCGTTAGCCGGGTATTTGAcacctatggttagctcgcggatTTCTTCAATGTAAATACTAGGCTTAATGACGGGAAACCCGCAGTTTAACCGTGGAACTCACAATGCTCGATTCTAGATCTATACCATTTGGTAATAGTCTGGTCAGACAGAGGGTTTTCTGCATTAAGCCTAGTTCGCAGATTGGCTAGGAggttcactagtcgaaaaatcgtattctttatagtgtgaccgaagttttcaatgTTCACCCGCAATGTAGCATGGTGCACaacgaaataaaaataaaaataaatggatgttcaacgaatgtttttatttatgtaaactagtagtttaaagcttccctgcagtaccattcagcgcttattgagcactcaatcactgcaaaaagttcatcactgagcgctcaataagcgcacaatttgtatggaaTTGAGTGCTTAAATTAGCATAGGcatgtcctagggttcatcagtgcACAAAAACTAGCAcgcattgagcgcttttttgagcacccttttgagcgcttttttgagcagcaaaaaaagcacatgttgagcgctcgattaagcagcggaaaaagcacacaatcagcacacgttgagcgctcgattaaGCAGCGGAGAAAGCACAAGTTGAGCGCTCATTCAAGCAGCGAAAAAGcgcacattcagcacacgttgagcgcttagcagcaaataaaatttcagttgtaattttttttatttattttaaaatttgagctcgGGGGTTCCCGGTGTTATCGTggtcgctggcacctcctcctcagcatctggtgccagcgttgcctttttttggtacaactcaagtttttaacgcaccgcattgccttcGGCAGCGACTTTTCGGGAggtgaccgaaagtaatcgttatttgtaagatttatttataataaattaaatgttatctttggcattcaatgtaaaaatcccagaagtcttttaaaaattaaacttaccaACCATAAGTCCTTTCAGCctcaataaaaacttacttaataaggcGCGGACGAACTTTGGGTAGACTGAGCTTCTTCTTGTTTTGCCCCCTCCAAGTAgtgggacagaacaagttcctcggataacatgcttaagatggaacgacttagccttccattttttttatagatttaccatcagccttgtctaaaaatataagaaaatttaaaaaatatcgagaagaaatttgcaaacttttgttttcggtcacatgatttattttattttgttgtaaaaaattatttatgtatttttaattatttattaaaacatttatttattttgcagatgcggaaaaaaataccacttttccagggacggaaaattagagatgttatagatttttatttaaatagtcatgtttgtttacttacacaaaaataaaaattgtgctttaaagttattcatacaaacaaacataagttataaaaacaaacatctcttatttttcGTCCCCAGCAACTttgcactcaataagatttttaaatttttcacagattcattcatttgtttatttattcattcTGCATTCTGATTCATTCATTTTTGTTTAACAAATGAAGCATTGTTTtttttcacgtcaaaaattaatatttttcacagctattttttttccgccacgtgttttttgagaatcttgtattttccattttttttaatatacaataacttgtttttactctcactgtttaaataaatattggtctgcgacagacttacctgggaTCGTATAGGTATCACTTTTAAGCCACTGGCTTATTTTATGTAACTACGTTAATTGCGGGCAATTCTAAATCCTTCCCATAAGTAAACGCAAGTGAAAAAGACTATGCAAATCattatataaaaacatatttttaagacTTCccatattaataaataatattaataaacatatacatttttttaagaaatacaaataatttaaaacccaaacatattattttaattggtTGTCGCgttattcaaaaggcaagggtgcacaaaagtcTAGCTATTTTAATTGTTGGGCCTCCTTGCCCTCACACGCATTTCTCCAGCTGAGACatggcgagagagagagagcccAAAAGtactttttgtgcgttctctttgcggaccccgactgagagcgcgtctctttgccgccgttgcgctcagctctgccggcgtcgctggctgctctgccgacgtcgcagtcggcttcgtgataattgggcgcttaactcaattTTGGAACTGCAGGGTTCCTTCCCGTCCCACTGAAGCTTCGTCATCTTTCCCGTGTCATCTGTAGTGCAGCTCGAAATCCCAATAGGCATGTTGGAACTTGGTAGGGTGTTCCGCCTaatgctgcaggaagtcgcccagcatcttGGCTATGGCTCATCCAGCTGTCCCTTAGCGGGCGCCCTTTTTTCCACCACCCTTTAGAAGCCAGCGCGTCCTCCATGTTCGCTTTAGCTGCCAAatagctggtggaggtggagtcctgTGGTTCCCCTGGAGAGCTCTTCGAAGATCGTtctggtggttctgctaaaaagatacttctATTAGTACAGCGTAACCAAATTCATTTGGCCAGAACTTACTTTCTTTGCAAGGATACGCCCGGCAAGATGAACATGTGGGGTGCGAGGTTCGGCATGTTCTTTTCCACTGaaattctctagtggatctcctcctccacttcaactattctgggGATTTGCCCTGCTGTGTTATTGCATCCTGTCGGTGCAACAATATGCAATATCTTGGACAAAGCGACCTTTTCCATAGGCACAGACCTTCTGCAGTCTTTTTTTGGGCTTTCCTtccattttcaattttaagttTTCACGCCGTTTTTGCACGAACACCgacaaagattaaatttcttattctttgggccgcggctaacggcgttcatcgaaattcactcgtgaaatctggtatttttctggtatttccttagctcatacgagtaccgcgctgaaaaacagaaccggcgaaaagcgttagccgcgtatttgcctctcgctcacttaGCCCGGTACTCGGATGAGCTAaagaaataccagaaaaataccagatttcgcgATTAAATTTTTggtgaacgccgttagccgcggcccaaagaataagaaatttaatctttggcggtgttcgtgcaaaggcgatgtggaaactaaaaattaaaaatggaaggaaaacctAAAATCGGCTGCCGGAGGTCAATGCAGATAAAATAGGACGCCAAATCAAGCTTATGCCCTTAATTGTGGGATTTCACCGAAAGGAAGCAATTCCACAAAAGGGGCAAattcgcagaatagttgaagtgctggaggagattcactagagaatcccagtgggaaggaacatgccgagtgggacttcgatctctacatggacatcctgcaGGGCGCGTCCTCGCAAAGTTAGTAagatctggccaaaagaatttggttgagttgtactaatagaagtatctttttagcaAAACCACCAGTAATAGGACTCCGGacaccaccagctacttggcagctaaaGCGGAGCTGAAGGACCCGCtagcttctatagggaggaggaaaatagGGCGCCGGCAAAGGAACAGttggatgctgggcgacttcctgcagAATCAGCGGATCAACCCTGATCttccacttcctcaaggtccaatatgcctattgggactcgtAGCTGTACTGCGGTGGAacgggaaagatggcgaagcatccgtgggacgagaaggaagctttaaactactaatttacataaataaaaacattcgttgaacattccatttatttttatttaaatttctttgtGTACCAGAAGACTtctcctttttaaatttctccaAACAgtttgacagtaagaccatgctacatgcattgcgggtgagctttgaaaacttcggtcacactacaaagaatacgatttttcgactagtgaaactcttagccgatctgtgTACTAAACTATAGGAAGTACATGAGCTAGAAAGAATCGGGTAGGAGTCGCTACAACACCGCTTCAGCGAAAAAAGAAATTCCATATTTCactataaatataaaataaaccgCTGTTCCAGAAACAGCTCATCGGCATAAACAAACCGAAAtctaaaacaaaacaaggtttttccaaaaataaaatgaatgacATCGCAAAACTAAATACAATTTCGAAACAGGCAGTGGAATAATTTCCGCTGCAAATTAATTTACCATTGATGGTCGAAAATTTGTCAAGAAGGAGAGGGTTTCAGCAAAGtaaaaatggaataaaaactaccacaaacttttaaaaaagttacGCCTGTGGAATTACAACATATTAAATCAGCTTAGACCCTTTAAAGAAGTTATAGCACATTCCTTGCGTACTTATCTTTGGTTATATCGTTTCTTCACGAAACAATTTGGCCAATTTTTTCGGATAAATGTCCCTGCAAATATTTTCGATTGAATGCTTTGGTGAAAGGGATGGCATTTCCTTATGAAATGGCATTTCTTCGGTTCTAGCCTCAGACGTCGACATAACTATTTTCATAGAGTACTGCCCAAACACCTCTTTGTTTTCCGAAATCATTTGTTTTTGGTTGAATCGAATTTTGCATTTGTTATTAAAGTGAGCGGATGATGTGAAAACGCCACGGCAATATTGTATGGATGCGTTTCATATTTAGGTGAGTCAGCACGACTAGGTCCCTTTTCCTAGCCGGCGAGCACAGTGTGTATTCTTTTAAAGGCCTGTGGTGTGGAGTGTTTCCTCATTATtcaaattcaacaaaattCCCTAAAACAGCTGGCTGTAGAAAAAATTCATCTCCTTTCCTTTTCTTATTCGTAAATTCGTAAAAAGCACTCAATTAAAATAGAGAATTGGAGAATTTGTTTTACCCGTCCTTTTTAAGGCACACGTACTTATGGAAGAAAAAGTCGCTGAAGCGGAATTTGGTCGCTGATGCAGTCTGTCTGAACATACTGTTGGGTAAAAATAAACATCGCATTGCACTTCAAAACTATCGCTGGAGTTGGTCATCACCAAGTTACACTAATTGTCGATAGCATAGTCTCCAACAAGAGCTATCGTGCAATCGACACTAGAACCTATCGACCTATTTTCAGCAGCCTTAAGAAAAAAAGCAATATTTTGCGAAAATCATTCGGAACCGACCGAAAAACACCCACTCCTTTGGCCAAAGGAACCCTGCTAAATGCAACGCAAAGCGGGAGGAAACCAGGCAATTACAGTGTAAGGCAAATGTGCGCAAAATGAAAGTGAGAATCAAGTCATGGACGGGAGTTGCAACTTGGCGTTGGGTAGCGAATGACGAGAACTGTGGTATCTGTCGCATGTCCTTCGAGAGCACCTGCCCGGAGTGCGCGCTGCCCGGTGACGACTGCCCACTGGTGTGGGGTGTCTGCTCCCATTGCTTCCATATGCACTGCATAGTCAAGTGGTTGAACCTGCAACCGTTGAATAAACAATGCCCCATGTGCCGCCAGAGCTGGAAATTCAACGTGCATTAGGATCGTGTTGTAGTTCCAGTTCAATTCTTTAGAGGATCACCAGCAAGACGAAACCGTAGAGACAGTAAGCTTTATTGAATGATGGAGAACAGCACCGATGCTCAGCCGCATTTGACGGGCCTGCCGCCACTGCCAAAAAGTCTGAGTGCCGCCACGGCGGTTCCTGTGACAACAGGCCCGCATACCCGCACGGCCTCGCCGGCGTCCAGTGTTTCCGCACTGGCGGCCGTCGCAGGAGAACTGTACCTGGGACCCTCCACCTCCTCGTCGGCGGCGGCGTCCAGGAATCGCAGCTATAATGGACATGGACACGGCCAGCGACACGGGAGTCTCTCATCCACGCAGGAGTCACTCAGCGATCGAGAATCCGTGCACAGTCGTGCATCCAGCACACACAGTGCTGGGCCGGGGCACACACCCACCAACAGCTCGAGCAGCACTGGAGCCACCTCGTCTACTATTGACAACCAGCTGGCCATTCTGCGCAGGGAAATGTACGGCTTGAGGCAATTGGATCTTTCACTGCTGTCACAGCTGTGGGCACTAAACGAGTCCATACAGGGATTTCGGGTGTTCCTGCAGGAGCAAGATGCGCTGTCGCCGCCCTCGAGGTCTCGCACGCCGTCGGATGCGAATTCTTTGAGCTCAGACGAAGAGGACGATGCCTCCTATGCGCCAGTGGCCTTGACCAAAATTACAGATGCTGCCGGAGGTGGGAGTGTGAGTGTGGTGAGCTCCAGGGCCAAGGTCTCTCCGGCCAGCGGGGGACTACCCACCAAACCTGCAACGGGTTCCACCACCTCCCACGCCTCGACGAGTTCCACATCGGGGGCCTCGGGATCCTCGTCGGCTGCCTCCTCTGTGGGCAAGCACCAACAAATGCAACAGGCGAACCTCTACCATCAGAGGACGGCTCCACCACCCGCACCTCCAGCCCAGCACAAGGCGCATCCGCAATTGCCAAGAATTCTGCAGCAGCGCATGAGACAGGCCCCACCTCCTCCGCCACCCACAAGGCAAAAGGGTGGAGGCGGAGCCAGCACCAGCAGTAGTAACCACAGCATCAGCAGTGTCACCCAGACGCATCCACATTCACACCAACATCCCCAACAAGCACATCATCCGCGGCCAGTATGACAAAACCCGTTCTTGGACTAAGACAAGTTCAAGAACAGAAGCACATTCAAATAGCAGCCGCTGCCAACACTTTGGAAAGGGTCAATTAAGCGACATTTCCCCAAGAGTCAattcaaatttaaatgcagaaaGATCACTCACTCTCATTCTATCAACTCTCATCTTATAATACTTGCCATATTCCCTCGTTTTCACTCAAAACATATGAGAGGCTTTTAAATGATTTTCGCTAAACGatgaaaatgtttttgaatGTTTCAcgtaaattattaattaataaaagaaatttgtatttaataataatcGCTAAGTAGTAAAGGATAAGATCCTAATATGCGTCTACGTGTTACTCAAATTGTATAaacataaatttataatgCTTCAAATTTCGAATCAAATTAATAGATCTAGCTCCATTATTTGCGTTGACtctgaaatgttttgttagAATAAATACTATCCAACAAAATCTAAATAAAATTGTTCCAACTCATGTAGCACTAACCAAAACTAAACTCTTGGCATATACAAATGGGTATCTGGAATGATTTTATAACCCAGTTAAGTCTTAGTTTCATAA is a genomic window of Drosophila suzukii chromosome 2L, CBGP_Dsuzu_IsoJpt1.0, whole genome shotgun sequence containing:
- the lmgA gene encoding anaphase-promoting complex subunit 11, which codes for MKVRIKSWTGVATWRWVANDENCGICRMSFESTCPECALPGDDCPLVWGVCSHCFHMHCIVKWLNLQPLNKQCPMCRQSWKFNVH
- the lmgB gene encoding serine-rich adhesin for platelets, with protein sequence MMENSTDAQPHLTGLPPLPKSLSAATAVPVTTGPHTRTASPASSVSALAAVAGELYLGPSTSSSAAASRNRSYNGHGHGQRHGSLSSTQESLSDRESVHSRASSTHSAGPGHTPTNSSSSTGATSSTIDNQLAILRREMYGLRQLDLSLLSQLWALNESIQGFRVFLQEQDALSPPSRSRTPSDANSLSSDEEDDASYAPVALTKITDAAGGGSVSVVSSRAKVSPASGGLPTKPATGSTTSHASTSSTSGASGSSSAASSVGKHQQMQQANLYHQRTAPPPAPPAQHKAHPQLPRILQQRMRQAPPPPPPTRQKGGGGASTSSSNHSISSVTQTHPHSHQHPQQAHHPRPV